In the Solibacillus sp. FSL K6-1523 genome, one interval contains:
- a CDS encoding RDD family protein → MTEVIETFETKPTTLYPQIQHKTAGFWMRFWAFILDSVIIAAIVGVTIRPLFALMDWDLIAVNWYAPFTMLSAVIYYAYFILLTKYFKQTLGKMVFGLRVEKDNGEPLDWSTIVFREGVGRFINSTFFHVPYLIVAFSPKNKSVADYFADTVVVHEKMFIEKV, encoded by the coding sequence ATGACTGAGGTAATCGAAACATTTGAGACGAAGCCGACTACTCTGTACCCCCAAATTCAACATAAAACAGCTGGATTTTGGATGCGATTTTGGGCATTTATATTAGATTCAGTAATCATTGCCGCGATTGTAGGTGTGACAATACGTCCACTGTTTGCGTTGATGGACTGGGATTTAATTGCCGTTAACTGGTACGCGCCGTTTACTATGTTATCTGCAGTAATTTATTATGCGTATTTCATTTTGTTAACAAAGTATTTTAAGCAAACATTAGGTAAAATGGTATTTGGTCTACGTGTAGAAAAGGACAATGGTGAGCCGTTAGACTGGTCCACTATTGTGTTTCGAGAAGGTGTAGGAAGATTCATTAATAGTACGTTTTTCCATGTGCCCTATTTAATTGTAGCTTTTTCACCAAAAAATAAAAGTGTAGCGGATTACTTTGCCGATACAGTCGTTGTACATGAAAAAATGTTTATTGAAAAAGTTTAA
- the hisJ gene encoding histidinol-phosphatase HisJ encodes MKRDGHIHTPFCPHGSSDPFELYIEKAIANGFDEITFTEHAPLPANFVDPTPEQDSGMNTAQLHNYFEQLQRLKESYKAQIKINIGLEIDYIVGYEAETRQFLNEYGKLLDDAILSVHFLKHDDEYYCIDFSEDVYLHFAEQVGGIQEMYSQYYDTVQMSIQADLGPFKPKRIGHPTLIHKFQLAHALQIDDKHQIEALFTLMMENGYELDLNSAGLSKPLCKEPYPPLDFVAFAQAIKLPIVFGSDAHTANDLHQHYTMISQKIKL; translated from the coding sequence ATGAAAAGAGATGGTCATATTCATACACCATTTTGTCCACACGGTTCTTCTGATCCATTCGAATTATATATTGAAAAAGCAATTGCGAATGGCTTTGATGAAATCACGTTTACCGAGCATGCACCACTACCCGCAAACTTTGTCGATCCCACACCTGAGCAAGATAGCGGGATGAATACGGCGCAATTACATAATTATTTTGAACAGCTTCAGCGCCTAAAAGAATCTTATAAAGCACAAATTAAAATTAATATCGGTTTAGAAATTGATTATATTGTCGGATATGAAGCAGAAACGCGCCAATTTTTGAACGAATACGGGAAACTTTTAGACGATGCTATTTTGTCAGTTCACTTTTTAAAACACGACGACGAATATTATTGCATCGATTTTTCTGAAGATGTGTATTTACATTTTGCTGAGCAGGTTGGAGGGATTCAGGAAATGTATTCTCAATATTACGACACCGTACAAATGTCCATTCAGGCCGATTTAGGACCTTTTAAGCCAAAAAGGATTGGTCATCCCACATTGATCCATAAATTCCAACTTGCACATGCGCTCCAAATCGATGACAAACACCAAATTGAAGCGTTGTTTACGTTAATGATGGAAAATGGTTATGAGCTCGATTTAAATAGTGCTGGTTTAAGTAAACCCTTATGTAAAGAACCATATCCACCATTGGATTTTGTTGCGTTCGCACAAGCGATCAAACTCCCTATTGTTTTTGGCTCTGATGCCCATACAGCAAACGATTTACATCAACATTATACGATGATTTCTCAAAAAATTAAATTATAA
- a CDS encoding alpha/beta-type small acid-soluble spore protein, translated as MTNNNNGSSNKLNVPGAKQALDQMKYEIAQEFGVQLGAEASSRANGSVGGEITKRLVQMAEQQLRGSSNK; from the coding sequence ATGACAAACAACAACAACGGTTCATCAAACAAATTAAACGTACCTGGTGCAAAACAAGCACTTGACCAAATGAAATACGAAATTGCTCAAGAGTTTGGCGTACAATTAGGTGCAGAAGCTTCATCACGTGCTAACGGTTCAGTAGGTGGAGAAATCACAAAACGCCTAGTACAAATGGCAGAACAGCAATTACGCGGTTCATCAAACAAATAA
- the tpx gene encoding thiol peroxidase: MVQVTFKNGPITLIGNEVKVGDMAPNFNVLANDLSAVTLNDSEGKIRLFSVVPSLDTGVCDQQTRKFNEAAAELGDNVIIYTVSMDLPFAQKRWCGAAGIDQVVTVSDHRDASFGEAYGVHIKELRLLTRAVFVVDAAGKVAYVEYVPEATDHPNYEAAIEAVNALSK; encoded by the coding sequence ATGGTACAAGTAACATTTAAAAATGGTCCAATAACATTAATTGGTAATGAAGTAAAAGTAGGAGATATGGCGCCTAATTTTAACGTATTAGCAAATGATTTATCAGCCGTAACATTAAATGATTCTGAAGGTAAAATTCGTTTATTCTCAGTTGTTCCTTCTTTAGATACGGGCGTTTGTGATCAGCAAACACGTAAATTTAATGAAGCAGCTGCTGAATTAGGTGACAATGTCATTATTTATACAGTGTCGATGGATTTACCATTTGCTCAAAAGCGTTGGTGCGGTGCAGCGGGAATTGATCAAGTTGTAACAGTATCCGATCACCGTGATGCATCGTTTGGTGAAGCATATGGCGTACATATTAAAGAATTACGCCTACTAACACGTGCTGTTTTTGTAGTAGATGCAGCGGGCAAAGTTGCGTATGTAGAATACGTACCTGAAGCAACAGATCATCCAAACTATGAAGCGGCAATCGAAGCCGTAAATGCCCTTTCAAAATAA
- the sppA gene encoding signal peptide peptidase SppA: MNTKRWVALGIAAVLMFFSLGINTIITIFKTDFFSSFDNLMSTETLSLEQVVEGGDFDKRIVNLTVNGVIQDVGEPSVWETVDYNHKLFMNQLESVLHDESIKGVVLTVNSPGGGVIESAEIYEKLVQIKEERQIPIYVSMGTMAASGGYYIAAPADKIFAQRETITGSIGVIMQSINYGKLAEKVGIEFETIKSGAHKDMFGGVRPSTPEELAMLQEMIDESYEQFVDIIEAGRGMSEAQVKKVADGRVLGGTQALNAGLVDEIGNEKDVIAAMRVDFGLEDAELFEYATSSDSWASLFGVKIGSMLSPSAESQYLSKIISSTNSPRMMYLYGEY, from the coding sequence ATGAATACGAAACGATGGGTAGCACTAGGGATAGCGGCAGTGCTCATGTTTTTCTCACTTGGGATTAACACAATTATTACTATTTTTAAAACAGATTTCTTCAGTAGCTTCGATAATTTAATGAGCACTGAAACACTTTCATTAGAACAAGTGGTTGAAGGTGGCGATTTTGATAAACGAATTGTCAATTTAACAGTAAACGGGGTGATCCAAGATGTTGGAGAGCCGAGCGTTTGGGAGACAGTTGACTACAATCACAAATTATTTATGAATCAATTGGAATCCGTATTGCATGACGAATCGATTAAAGGCGTTGTTCTAACGGTTAACTCACCTGGTGGCGGTGTTATTGAATCTGCTGAAATTTACGAAAAGCTTGTACAAATAAAAGAAGAGCGCCAAATTCCGATTTACGTTTCAATGGGGACAATGGCTGCATCTGGTGGGTATTATATTGCTGCACCGGCAGATAAAATCTTTGCACAGCGTGAAACAATTACAGGTTCGATTGGTGTCATTATGCAGTCGATTAACTATGGGAAATTAGCAGAAAAAGTAGGCATTGAATTTGAAACGATCAAATCAGGAGCACATAAGGACATGTTTGGTGGAGTACGTCCATCAACACCAGAAGAATTGGCGATGCTTCAAGAAATGATTGATGAGTCATATGAACAATTTGTAGATATTATCGAAGCAGGTCGCGGCATGTCCGAAGCACAAGTGAAGAAGGTTGCGGATGGTCGAGTTTTAGGTGGTACGCAAGCATTAAATGCAGGGTTGGTCGATGAAATTGGCAATGAAAAAGATGTAATTGCTGCGATGCGTGTAGATTTTGGATTAGAGGATGCAGAACTATTTGAATATGCTACTAGTTCAGATAGCTGGGCATCATTATTTGGTGTGAAAATTGGTTCGATGCTAAGTCCATCTGCTGAGTCTCAATATCTTTCTAAAATCATATCTTCAACAAACTCGCCACGAATGATGTATTTATATGGTGAATATTAA
- the thiI gene encoding tRNA uracil 4-sulfurtransferase ThiI, whose protein sequence is MKFKEILVRYGELSTKGRNKKDFINRLRDNVRYSFNDIMPLKIRAERDRMFIEIENDEKLNVLMDRLPHVFGIQSFSPVASCGKDLDEMKALALDILEDYRDAGDITFKVEVHRTDKTFPLNTHELQREMGATILPQFSNFTVQVKKPDVTLRVEVREDAIYMMAQVIQGAGGMPVGSNGKSLLMLSGGIDSPVAGYLMMKRGVRIDAIHFFSPPYTSDNALQKVKELANGLTKFGANVRLHVIPFTELQVAVKDNVPDNMSMTSTRRMMMKVADKVREEVGALGIVTGESLGQVASQTLESLTAINDVTSTPILRPLISADKLDIIKIAMEIGTYETSIQPFEDCCTVFTPASPKTKPRLDKVQHFESFTQFDELIERAVKNRETYIFPQKEVKEDKFTDLL, encoded by the coding sequence ATGAAATTTAAAGAAATTTTAGTTCGCTATGGCGAATTATCTACAAAAGGTCGCAATAAAAAGGATTTTATTAATCGATTACGTGATAATGTCCGTTATTCATTTAATGATATTATGCCATTAAAAATTCGTGCGGAACGTGATCGCATGTTTATCGAAATTGAAAATGATGAGAAATTAAATGTATTAATGGACAGATTGCCGCATGTATTTGGCATTCAATCATTTAGCCCGGTTGCTTCATGTGGAAAAGATTTAGATGAAATGAAGGCACTTGCGTTAGACATTTTAGAAGATTACCGTGATGCAGGCGATATTACATTTAAAGTAGAAGTGCATCGTACGGATAAAACATTCCCATTAAATACACATGAATTACAACGTGAAATGGGTGCAACGATTTTACCACAGTTTTCGAATTTTACAGTGCAAGTAAAAAAACCAGATGTTACATTGCGTGTAGAAGTGCGTGAAGATGCGATTTATATGATGGCCCAAGTAATTCAAGGTGCTGGTGGTATGCCAGTTGGTTCAAATGGTAAATCATTATTAATGCTATCGGGTGGTATTGATAGCCCAGTTGCTGGATATTTAATGATGAAACGTGGCGTTCGAATTGATGCAATTCATTTCTTTAGTCCACCATATACAAGTGATAATGCGCTACAAAAAGTAAAAGAATTAGCGAATGGATTAACAAAATTCGGTGCAAATGTGCGTCTTCATGTTATTCCATTTACCGAACTACAAGTAGCGGTCAAAGATAATGTACCTGATAATATGTCTATGACTTCTACGCGACGTATGATGATGAAAGTGGCAGATAAAGTGCGTGAAGAAGTTGGCGCGCTTGGTATTGTTACTGGAGAAAGCTTAGGACAAGTTGCTTCACAAACACTTGAAAGCTTAACGGCTATTAATGATGTAACGAGCACACCGATTTTACGTCCATTAATTTCGGCAGATAAATTAGATATCATTAAAATCGCAATGGAAATTGGCACATATGAGACATCGATTCAGCCATTTGAAGACTGCTGTACTGTATTTACACCAGCAAGTCCAAAAACAAAGCCAAGACTGGATAAAGTGCAGCACTTTGAAAGCTTTACGCAATTTGACGAGCTTATTGAACGTGCAGTTAAAAATCGAGAGACCTATATATTCCCACAAAAGGAAGTAAAAGAAGATAAATTTACTGATTTATTATAG
- the ezrA gene encoding septation ring formation regulator EzrA, which produces MIKYIIIVVVILLALLITGLVVRRKHNAEIGRLEKEKMQIQHYPIFEELAKVKALNMNGQTEELFEDWRNRWLDVVDVQVTKLDEMLFDAEEYIDRFKFKKATLIEREIEQEITKCEQVRVEIITELDELIGSEEKNRIEMEQLKEYYRSARKTILAHQHSFGPALQQLEKKIEDFTPKFEEFDVLTKDGNYLQAREIVLQLNNEAQNIFSLLSEVPTLLTDIQAKIPTAIHELRNGQREMEEQNYYLRHLELTQYLDNLEKELDTLKIAIAELNLQTVAPRIQEINDEIDNFYDLLEKEVLARNYVDRHCSAMYSTISEVMRLTKEISDEAAYVQHSYRLQDREAEIPRAGLKHLEVLQKRYELLSIRVQEEQSAYSSLQEELREITEEIERIAEEQESFSNNLKNLRIDENQARADLEGLKRLLQNTDRMINRANIPGIPSEMDARIEEAEEKIFIVMQSLQEVPLNIVQVNQNLLGAKQCIEEVNDRAQEMIENVMIIERLIQFGNRYRATNGQVHERLLEAEEAFTQFRYVKALEDAAKAVETVDPSAIKRIEELVQEELLIKS; this is translated from the coding sequence ATGATAAAGTATATCATCATTGTCGTCGTCATACTATTAGCATTATTAATTACAGGTTTAGTAGTAAGGCGCAAGCATAATGCAGAAATAGGACGATTAGAAAAAGAGAAGATGCAAATTCAGCATTATCCGATATTTGAAGAGCTTGCGAAAGTAAAAGCTTTGAATATGAATGGACAAACCGAAGAACTTTTTGAAGATTGGCGTAATCGCTGGTTAGACGTTGTGGACGTTCAAGTGACAAAGCTAGATGAAATGCTTTTTGATGCTGAAGAGTATATCGATCGTTTTAAATTTAAAAAAGCGACACTTATTGAGCGAGAAATTGAACAAGAGATTACAAAATGTGAACAAGTACGTGTAGAAATTATTACAGAGCTCGATGAATTAATAGGCAGCGAAGAAAAAAATCGTATTGAAATGGAACAACTGAAGGAATATTACCGTTCTGCACGAAAAACGATTTTAGCGCATCAGCATTCATTTGGGCCAGCGCTACAACAACTAGAGAAAAAAATAGAAGATTTCACACCGAAATTTGAAGAATTTGACGTATTAACGAAAGATGGAAACTATTTACAAGCGCGTGAGATCGTTTTACAGCTTAATAATGAAGCGCAAAATATCTTTAGTTTATTAAGTGAAGTTCCTACTTTATTGACAGATATCCAAGCGAAAATTCCAACTGCGATTCATGAATTGCGTAACGGACAGCGCGAGATGGAAGAACAAAATTATTATTTACGCCATTTAGAGTTAACGCAGTATTTAGATAATCTTGAAAAAGAATTGGATACATTGAAAATCGCGATTGCAGAATTAAATTTACAAACAGTCGCGCCACGTATTCAAGAAATTAACGATGAAATTGATAATTTTTATGACTTGCTGGAAAAAGAAGTACTTGCAAGAAATTATGTAGATCGTCATTGTTCTGCTATGTATAGCACAATTTCAGAAGTGATGCGTTTAACAAAAGAAATCAGTGATGAAGCTGCCTATGTTCAACATAGTTATCGATTGCAAGATAGGGAAGCTGAAATTCCGAGAGCGGGCTTAAAGCATTTAGAAGTTTTACAAAAGCGCTACGAATTATTATCGATTAGAGTGCAGGAAGAGCAATCAGCCTATTCCAGCTTGCAAGAAGAGCTTCGAGAAATTACAGAAGAAATTGAGCGAATTGCAGAAGAGCAAGAAAGTTTCTCAAATAACTTGAAAAATTTACGTATCGATGAAAATCAAGCGCGCGCCGATTTAGAGGGATTAAAGCGTTTATTACAAAATACGGATCGTATGATAAATCGTGCAAACATTCCGGGGATTCCGAGTGAGATGGATGCACGTATTGAAGAGGCGGAAGAGAAAATATTTATTGTTATGCAAAGCTTACAAGAAGTACCGCTAAATATTGTGCAAGTAAACCAAAATTTATTGGGCGCGAAGCAATGCATTGAAGAAGTAAATGACCGCGCGCAAGAAATGATTGAAAATGTGATGATTATTGAACGACTTATTCAATTTGGAAATCGTTATCGTGCTACCAATGGACAAGTGCATGAGCGTTTATTGGAAGCGGAGGAAGCATTTACACAATTCCGCTATGTCAAAGCATTAGAGGACGCGGCAAAAGCTGTAGAAACAGTCGATCCAAGTGCAATTAAACGAATTGAAGAGCTTGTTCAAGAGGAATTACTTATAAAATCATAA
- the mbcS gene encoding acyl-CoA synthetase MbcS, whose product MIHNELIAPKNYNIINEFEKHENLEQKIALIIQEEDGSQDSFTYNTLLQMANQVANTFQSRGLKKGDVILIMLPRCLEAYVTYIAALKAGLVIIPSSELLRSKDIDYRIAHSNAKAIIAMEQYVDEFEQAENLGGLQLFIVGNEKESWISLMEEAKQQSNEFQAQATESSDLAFLAYTSGTTGNPKGVMHTHGWGFAHLRTAAPKWLGVQNGDVVWATAAPGWQKWIWSPFLAVLGSGATAFVYKGKFDAENYLKMIEQQKVNVLCCTPTEYRMIAKLDNLSTFQLSTLRSAVSAGEPLNREVIETFEREYNIVVRDGYGQTENTLLVGTLIDMELRPGSMGKPTPGNQVDVIDEFGQPLPAGEVGDIAVHKSTPALFKGYFNDAERTSMQYRGDWYVTGDQAKKDEDGYFWFEGRNDDIIISSGYTIGPFEVEDALVKHPAVSECAVVASPDEIRGNVVKAYVVLKNSALKDSPTLVAELQNHVKELTAPYKYPRIIEFIDELPKTISGKIRRVELRLVEQK is encoded by the coding sequence ATGATTCATAACGAACTAATTGCACCAAAGAATTATAATATTATTAATGAATTTGAAAAGCATGAAAATCTCGAACAAAAAATTGCATTAATTATTCAAGAGGAAGATGGGAGTCAGGACAGCTTTACATATAACACGCTTTTGCAAATGGCTAATCAAGTTGCAAATACGTTTCAATCTAGAGGGCTAAAAAAAGGGGACGTCATTTTAATTATGCTTCCGCGTTGTTTAGAAGCATACGTAACATATATTGCCGCGCTTAAAGCAGGACTTGTCATTATTCCAAGCTCGGAGCTATTACGTAGTAAGGATATTGATTATCGTATTGCACATTCAAATGCAAAGGCAATTATTGCAATGGAGCAATATGTGGATGAGTTTGAACAAGCAGAAAATTTAGGCGGACTTCAGCTCTTCATTGTTGGTAATGAAAAAGAATCTTGGATATCTTTAATGGAAGAAGCTAAACAGCAATCAAATGAATTCCAAGCGCAAGCAACTGAGTCATCTGATTTAGCCTTTTTAGCCTATACATCTGGCACAACGGGGAATCCAAAAGGGGTTATGCATACGCATGGTTGGGGCTTTGCACATTTAAGAACGGCAGCGCCAAAATGGTTAGGTGTGCAAAATGGAGACGTTGTTTGGGCAACAGCAGCACCAGGTTGGCAAAAGTGGATTTGGAGTCCATTTTTGGCGGTATTAGGTAGTGGTGCAACGGCTTTTGTTTATAAAGGGAAGTTTGATGCCGAGAACTATTTAAAAATGATTGAGCAGCAAAAAGTGAATGTATTATGCTGCACACCGACAGAGTACCGAATGATTGCAAAGTTAGATAACTTATCTACGTTCCAACTATCAACTTTACGTAGTGCGGTTTCAGCAGGCGAGCCATTAAATCGAGAAGTAATTGAAACGTTTGAACGTGAATATAATATCGTAGTGCGAGATGGCTATGGTCAAACAGAAAATACATTGCTTGTTGGTACATTAATTGATATGGAATTACGACCTGGATCGATGGGGAAACCGACACCAGGTAACCAAGTGGACGTAATCGATGAATTTGGACAACCATTGCCAGCAGGAGAAGTCGGTGATATTGCAGTCCATAAATCAACTCCAGCATTATTTAAAGGTTATTTCAATGATGCAGAGCGAACATCGATGCAGTACCGAGGTGATTGGTATGTGACGGGAGATCAAGCGAAAAAAGATGAGGACGGGTACTTTTGGTTTGAAGGTCGCAACGACGATATCATCATTTCTTCAGGTTACACAATTGGACCATTTGAAGTAGAAGATGCATTAGTAAAGCACCCAGCTGTGAGTGAATGTGCTGTTGTAGCAAGCCCTGATGAAATTCGAGGCAATGTTGTAAAAGCGTATGTCGTTTTAAAAAATTCTGCATTAAAAGATTCACCGACACTTGTTGCAGAGTTACAAAACCATGTGAAAGAGTTAACTGCACCTTATAAATATCCAAGAATTATTGAATTTATTGATGAACTACCGAAAACTATTTCAGGTAAAATTCGTCGTGTCGAATTACGATTAGTAGAGCAAAAATAA
- a CDS encoding GAF domain-containing protein — protein MFSRINYEGPLDEQYTTLSRQLHTLLDGEQDRIANLSNASALLNQFLDRINWVGFYLMNDGELVLGPFQGLPACVRIPVGRGVCGSSAMQKQTLLVDDVHAFPGHIACDAASKSELVIPLIKNDTVIGVLDIDSPIEARFSKEDQLGLEQFVQTLCKHL, from the coding sequence ATGTTTTCTCGTATTAATTATGAAGGTCCGCTTGACGAGCAATATACAACACTTTCCCGACAGTTACACACATTATTAGATGGTGAACAAGATCGCATTGCAAATTTAAGTAATGCCTCTGCATTATTGAATCAATTTTTAGATCGTATCAATTGGGTTGGTTTTTATTTAATGAACGATGGCGAACTTGTGCTTGGACCATTCCAAGGTTTACCTGCATGCGTACGTATTCCTGTTGGTCGCGGGGTGTGCGGTTCATCCGCCATGCAAAAACAAACATTACTCGTTGATGATGTGCATGCATTTCCGGGCCATATCGCCTGTGACGCAGCATCGAAATCAGAACTTGTCATTCCACTCATTAAAAATGATACAGTAATTGGCGTTTTAGATATTGACAGTCCTATTGAAGCACGATTTTCAAAAGAGGATCAATTAGGGCTTGAGCAATTTGTACAAACACTTTGCAAACACTTGTAA
- a CDS encoding cysteine desulfurase family protein, whose protein sequence is MIYLDNSATTKPHKEVLATFMQVNELYYANPASIHRAGVEANTLLAKAREQIAQLLNTEANHVLFTAGGTESNNFAFYGVAKKGNFRGKHIITTEIEHPSILEAAKRLQSEGYEIDYLKPDKNGVISLDELQKKLRKETILVSIMHVNNEMGAIQPIEEAATIIHENSRAMFHVDAIQSFGKLPITFKDEAGPDILSLSGHKIHALKGSGVLAFRKKPMIEPFLVGGGQEFGLRSGTVAVPQAVAFAKAARLAIEALPVQLEKYKKWSTNLHEYFAQFGSEIFVLSPKNGAAHILSFSVRGLKGEILINAMQKRNIIISTSSACSSKQTKTSHVVEALNVDGQFKNGVLRLSFGAFTTNEEIEEFKEAFTAVMKELKGDNER, encoded by the coding sequence ATGATTTATTTAGATAACAGTGCCACAACAAAACCACATAAAGAAGTTCTTGCGACATTTATGCAGGTCAATGAATTGTATTATGCAAATCCGGCATCTATTCATCGTGCAGGAGTTGAAGCAAATACGTTACTCGCAAAAGCGCGAGAACAAATTGCTCAATTATTAAATACTGAGGCAAATCATGTGCTCTTTACTGCAGGTGGTACAGAGTCCAATAATTTTGCATTTTATGGTGTAGCTAAAAAGGGTAATTTTAGAGGGAAGCATATTATTACGACTGAAATTGAGCATCCATCCATTTTAGAAGCTGCTAAACGTTTACAGTCGGAAGGATATGAAATTGATTACTTAAAACCGGACAAAAACGGTGTTATTTCATTAGATGAGCTACAAAAGAAATTACGCAAAGAGACGATTTTAGTTAGTATTATGCATGTAAATAATGAAATGGGTGCGATTCAGCCGATTGAAGAAGCGGCTACAATTATCCATGAAAATAGTCGAGCAATGTTTCATGTAGATGCGATTCAAAGTTTCGGTAAGCTTCCGATTACATTTAAAGATGAGGCAGGACCTGATATTTTATCCCTTTCTGGTCATAAAATTCATGCATTAAAAGGTTCAGGCGTACTTGCTTTCCGCAAAAAGCCAATGATTGAGCCATTTCTTGTCGGAGGTGGTCAGGAATTTGGATTAAGAAGTGGTACAGTAGCTGTTCCACAGGCTGTAGCATTTGCCAAGGCGGCTCGTTTAGCAATAGAGGCATTGCCCGTGCAGCTTGAAAAGTATAAAAAGTGGTCTACTAACTTACACGAGTATTTTGCCCAATTCGGTTCGGAAATATTTGTTCTTTCACCAAAAAATGGGGCAGCACATATTTTATCTTTTAGTGTGCGCGGTTTAAAAGGTGAAATTTTAATTAATGCCATGCAAAAACGAAATATTATTATATCGACTTCAAGTGCCTGTTCATCGAAACAAACGAAAACAAGTCATGTTGTGGAAGCATTAAACGTTGATGGGCAGTTTAAAAATGGTGTTTTAAGATTAAGTTTTGGTGCTTTTACAACAAATGAAGAAATAGAAGAATTTAAAGAAGCGTTTACAGCGGTAATGAAAGAGTTAAAAGGAGATAATGAACGATGA